A single window of Halobacillus naozhouensis DNA harbors:
- a CDS encoding YvrJ family protein, which translates to MITIESWMSLAGNIGFPIVVTFFILFRLDQCLQNLDKSIDHLTEEVKRKHE; encoded by the coding sequence ATGATAACGATCGAATCCTGGATGAGTCTCGCTGGAAACATTGGTTTCCCCATAGTAGTTACATTCTTTATTCTATTTCGGTTGGATCAATGTCTGCAAAACCTTGATAAGTCCATAGATCATTTAACGGAAGAGGTGAAAAGGAAACATGAGTGA
- a CDS encoding sigma-70 family RNA polymerase sigma factor — MSKKPLDLFLQHDGHYEAFALASKDPTTKNRSRVNQLFYHYQIEARFVTYMNTTMWRCAKDYQKKRQRWHESHALTLNQSVGEDLTVLDVMTIEDTNPAGWGEESDPFELVTCPQLQTIISRLTVQQRLILYDHVANQLSFREIADKLGVSQQSTSKSFHRVMKKLRKAYQEGE, encoded by the coding sequence ATGTCCAAAAAACCGCTCGATTTATTTTTGCAGCATGACGGCCATTACGAAGCTTTTGCACTAGCGAGCAAAGATCCAACGACCAAGAATCGCAGTCGTGTGAATCAGCTGTTCTACCATTACCAAATTGAAGCAAGGTTCGTGACCTATATGAATACAACAATGTGGCGATGCGCAAAGGATTATCAAAAAAAGCGACAGCGTTGGCATGAATCTCATGCGCTCACACTTAATCAGTCAGTTGGTGAAGATCTGACCGTATTGGATGTGATGACGATCGAAGATACTAACCCCGCTGGCTGGGGTGAGGAAAGTGATCCATTTGAGCTTGTCACGTGTCCACAGCTACAAACCATAATCAGCCGGCTAACTGTTCAGCAGCGCTTGATTTTATATGACCATGTCGCCAATCAACTGTCGTTCAGGGAAATTGCTGACAAGCTGGGTGTTTCGCAACAGTCTACATCCAAATCGTTTCACAGGGTCATGAAAAAACTTCGTAAAGCTTATCAGGAAGGAGAATGA
- the mutM gene encoding bifunctional DNA-formamidopyrimidine glycosylase/DNA-(apurinic or apyrimidinic site) lyase: MPELPEMENYKILLQQKIKGRTIIDVDINRDKSINVDPENFMNQVQTQKVAEIERKAKHLLFHLENGYILVLHLMLGGILFYGTEQEKPERTIQIRLSFGKESLYFIGLRLGYLHLFTQEEAKEELADLGPEPLNVNFSLDHFLDLVKERRGMIKTTLVNQEFLSGVGNCYSDEIAWHAQLLPERNMDELNKAEKVQLYQSIRFILPRATQLGGYMDQPLFKGDNKTGSYHSQTYVYDREGKPCKRCGEKIVQIEISSRKTFHCPQCQS; the protein is encoded by the coding sequence ATGCCAGAATTGCCGGAAATGGAAAACTATAAAATACTGCTTCAACAAAAGATTAAAGGGCGAACGATTATAGATGTCGACATTAACCGTGATAAATCCATTAATGTGGACCCAGAGAATTTCATGAACCAGGTGCAAACCCAGAAAGTAGCAGAGATAGAGAGGAAGGCTAAGCATTTACTGTTTCATCTCGAAAATGGCTATATCTTAGTCTTACATCTCATGCTGGGTGGCATATTGTTTTATGGGACTGAGCAGGAAAAACCTGAACGGACCATTCAAATACGACTGTCCTTTGGTAAAGAGAGCCTTTACTTTATTGGTTTACGGCTGGGATATTTGCATCTTTTTACACAAGAAGAGGCCAAGGAAGAATTAGCTGATTTAGGTCCAGAGCCGCTAAATGTAAATTTTTCACTCGATCACTTTTTAGATCTGGTAAAAGAGAGAAGGGGTATGATCAAGACGACTCTCGTTAATCAGGAGTTTCTTTCAGGGGTCGGTAACTGCTATTCAGATGAAATTGCCTGGCATGCTCAACTTTTGCCAGAGCGAAATATGGATGAGCTCAACAAAGCGGAGAAAGTTCAATTGTATCAATCCATACGCTTCATTCTTCCTCGGGCCACTCAGCTCGGCGGGTACATGGATCAGCCTCTTTTTAAGGGTGATAACAAAACAGGAAGCTATCATTCACAAACCTATGTGTATGATCGAGAGGGGAAGCCATGTAAGAGGTGTGGGGAGAAGATTGTACAAATTGAAATTTCATCTCGCAAAACGTTTCATTGTCCACAATGCCAGAGTTAA
- a CDS encoding deoxyribonuclease IV produces MNFGSHVSIREGYLGAARKAASMNASAFQYFPKNPRSLSVKEVNREDAASCKEFCEKHNLISVSHSPYPTNLTPTSTSKRNQVVQSLLNDLEITNACGSLGVVVHFGKEISQDDPLVSYQLMIDVLNEILDQWEGECKILLENNAGKPGTIGTTLEELVQIRQLCDDPEKIGFCFDTCHAFASGLWNGDDWGEVWSKGAELGYFEQLEVVHLNNSKYESGSGKDRHANIIDHGYITATQFDQLLRTPPLKNIPFILETPKEVVSHQEEIALLRESWD; encoded by the coding sequence ATGAATTTCGGCAGCCATGTTTCCATACGTGAAGGTTATTTAGGTGCTGCAAGGAAAGCTGCATCCATGAATGCCTCTGCTTTTCAGTATTTTCCTAAGAACCCAAGAAGTTTATCTGTCAAAGAAGTCAACAGGGAGGATGCTGCGTCATGTAAAGAATTTTGCGAAAAACATAATCTTATTTCTGTAAGTCATTCTCCTTATCCGACAAATTTGACGCCAACGAGTACCAGCAAAAGAAATCAAGTGGTTCAGTCGCTATTAAACGATCTTGAAATCACGAATGCGTGCGGTTCGCTAGGGGTAGTCGTTCATTTTGGAAAGGAAATCAGCCAGGATGATCCACTCGTGAGCTATCAATTAATGATTGACGTGCTTAATGAAATTCTCGACCAGTGGGAGGGGGAATGTAAGATTCTGCTTGAAAACAATGCTGGAAAGCCCGGCACAATTGGGACTACTCTTGAGGAGCTTGTGCAAATTCGCCAGTTATGTGATGATCCTGAGAAAATTGGGTTTTGTTTTGATACGTGCCATGCTTTTGCAAGTGGATTATGGAATGGGGATGATTGGGGAGAGGTATGGAGTAAAGGGGCAGAACTCGGGTATTTTGAACAATTAGAAGTTGTCCATTTAAATAATTCTAAATATGAGAGTGGTTCAGGGAAAGACCGGCATGCCAATATTATCGACCACGGTTACATAACCGCCACACAATTTGACCAACTATTAAGAACTCCACCATTAAAAAATATACCCTTTATCCTGGAAACACCGAAAGAAGTGGTTTCCCATCAAGAAGAGATCGCCCTCCTTCGAGAAAGCTGGGATTGA
- a CDS encoding CBO0543 family protein, translating to MISTSLSVNAADLYEIQQKWFDTHYHYWVEHVLFSFNWWFLLLLTFIPWIIWWTLVNKSRLFEMITLGLFVAAIAAFLDSVGVIWGLWTYESKMIQMLPELIPIDYSVLPVSHMLLYQWFPRWRSFVLAHIFLSAAGAFIAEPLFVWMDIYELHAWKHIYSIPIYFAIGVVMKWFVSELKMRTSK from the coding sequence ATGATCAGTACCAGTCTGTCTGTTAATGCCGCTGATCTTTATGAAATACAACAGAAGTGGTTCGACACCCATTATCATTATTGGGTGGAACATGTGCTGTTCTCTTTTAACTGGTGGTTCCTCCTGCTTCTAACATTCATTCCATGGATCATCTGGTGGACACTTGTAAATAAAAGCCGATTATTTGAAATGATTACACTGGGATTATTTGTTGCCGCAATCGCTGCATTTTTGGACTCTGTTGGGGTTATATGGGGTCTATGGACATATGAATCCAAGATGATCCAGATGCTTCCTGAGTTAATTCCCATAGATTATTCGGTATTACCAGTGTCCCACATGCTCCTTTATCAATGGTTTCCACGCTGGAGAAGCTTTGTCCTCGCACACATCTTTCTCTCTGCAGCTGGTGCATTTATAGCTGAACCTTTATTCGTCTGGATGGACATCTATGAACTTCATGCATGGAAACACATCTATTCTATTCCTATTTACTTTGCCATTGGGGTAGTAATGAAATGGTTTGTAAGTGAACTCAAAATGCGTACATCAAAGTAG
- a CDS encoding DUF2243 domain-containing protein — protein METKSVNLTSAGYSARNLWSGILFGIGLVAFLDEMVFHQLLHWHHFYDKSTTDVGLVSDGLFHAFSWFATIASLFMVADLRRRSAFWLKRWWGGVFVGAGAFQLYDGIIQHKLMKLHQIRYVENLLVYDLIWNISAVIMIVIGWILVAYTRRKLQSTGKGGDNEQ, from the coding sequence ATGGAAACTAAATCAGTCAATTTAACTTCTGCTGGCTACTCCGCTCGTAACTTGTGGTCAGGAATTTTGTTTGGTATTGGGCTGGTTGCTTTTTTAGATGAAATGGTTTTTCATCAGCTTTTACATTGGCATCATTTCTACGATAAGTCTACGACGGATGTGGGCTTGGTTTCTGATGGTCTCTTTCATGCATTCAGCTGGTTTGCGACAATCGCCTCGTTGTTTATGGTTGCGGATCTGCGCCGTCGAAGTGCATTTTGGTTAAAAAGATGGTGGGGAGGCGTATTTGTGGGGGCCGGTGCTTTCCAACTTTACGATGGAATCATTCAGCATAAGTTGATGAAGCTCCATCAAATTCGCTATGTAGAAAATCTACTCGTGTATGACCTAATATGGAATATTTCTGCTGTAATTATGATCGTTATCGGCTGGATCCTTGTTGCTTATACAAGGCGCAAATTACAATCAACAGGGAAGGGGGGAGATAATGAGCAGTGA
- a CDS encoding cytochrome c oxidase assembly protein, which translates to MSSDYLHQGSGFLPDLITVLPFAMLLGLYIWAAITSSQRSRLKSWPLHRYVCWCVGLLCAGAAIAGPLANRAHDDFTAHMIAHLLLGMLAPLLLVLSAPVTLLLRTVPVRTAKAISRLLKSWPVSIVSHPVSASILNIGGLWILYTTSLYEAMHHNFWVGMAVHIHMFLAGYLFTAAIIYIDLTPHRYSFVYRAVVLILTLAGHSILSKYIYGQPPGGVPQDRGELGAMVMYYGGDVIDIFLIIMLCHQWYTAAHPRISFGVSQ; encoded by the coding sequence ATGAGCAGTGATTACTTACATCAAGGGAGCGGCTTTCTCCCGGATCTCATTACAGTCCTGCCGTTTGCCATGCTGTTAGGGTTATACATTTGGGCAGCAATCACATCCAGTCAGCGCAGCCGGCTCAAATCATGGCCGCTCCACAGGTACGTATGCTGGTGTGTTGGTTTGCTATGTGCCGGGGCAGCGATAGCCGGTCCTTTAGCAAATAGAGCCCATGATGACTTTACGGCACATATGATTGCTCATTTATTACTTGGCATGTTAGCTCCGCTTCTGTTAGTACTCTCCGCCCCGGTGACCTTATTGTTGCGCACAGTTCCTGTTCGAACTGCAAAAGCTATTTCGAGACTATTGAAAAGCTGGCCTGTCAGCATAGTCAGTCATCCGGTCTCTGCCTCTATTCTTAACATTGGCGGCTTGTGGATTCTTTACACGACAAGTTTGTACGAAGCCATGCACCATAACTTTTGGGTAGGGATGGCCGTCCATATACATATGTTTTTGGCTGGATATCTCTTTACTGCAGCTATAATTTATATTGATCTGACTCCTCATCGGTATAGTTTCGTTTATCGTGCGGTGGTTTTAATTCTAACTTTGGCGGGGCATAGTATATTATCAAAATACATCTACGGCCAGCCTCCAGGTGGTGTACCTCAAGACCGTGGCGAACTGGGGGCGATGGTCATGTACTACGGAGGAGATGTCATAGACATATTTCTAATCATCATGCTTTGCCATCAATGGTACACTGCTGCCCATCCTAGGATATCCTTTGGTGTAAGTCAATAA